From the Manis javanica isolate MJ-LG chromosome 13, MJ_LKY, whole genome shotgun sequence genome, one window contains:
- the S1PR4 gene encoding sphingosine 1-phosphate receptor 4 yields the protein MNTTGAPAEAPESCQQLAASGHSRLIVLHYNHSGRLAGRGGPEEGGLGVLRALFVAVSCLVVLENLLVLVAIVTRMRSRRWVYYCLVNITLSDLLTGVAYLANVLMSGPRTFRLAPTQWFLREGLLFMALAASTFSLLFTAGERFATMVRPVAESGATKRGRVYSFIGLCWLLATLLGLLPLLGWNCVCAFQRCSSLLPLYSKAYILFCVVVFGGILATIMALYGAIFRVVRADGQKALRPPARRKARRLLRTVLMILLAFAVCWGPLFGLLLADVFGTNDWAQEYLRGMDWILALAVLNSAVNPLIYSFRSREVCQAVLGFLCCGCLRLGLRGPGDCLVRAAEAHSGASATDSSLRPRDSFRGSRSLSFRMREPLSSISSVRSV from the coding sequence ATGAACACCACCGGGGCCCCCGCGGAGGCCCCCGAGTCCTGCCAGCAGCTGGCGGCCAGCGGGCACAGCCGGCTCATCGTGCTGCACTATAACCACTCGGGCCGgctggcggggcggggcgggcccgAGGAGGGCGGCCTGGGGGTCCTGCGGGCGCTCTTCGTGGCCGTGAGCTGCCTGGTGGTGCTGGAGAACCTCCTGGTGCTGGTGGCCATCGTGACCCGAATGCGGTCCCGCCGCTGGGTCTACTACTGCCTGGTCAACATCACGCTCAGCGACCTGCTCACCGGCGTGGCCTACCTGGCCAACGTCCTCATGTCGGGGCCCCGCACCTTCCGCCTGGCGCCCACGCAGTGGTTCCTGCGGGAGGGCCTGCTCTTCATGGCGCTGGCCGCCTCCACCTTCAGCCTGCTCTTCACCGCCGGCGAGCGCTTCGCCACCATGGTGCGGCCGGTGGCCGAGAGCGGGGCCACCAAGCGGGGCCGCGTCTACAGCTTCATCGGGCTCTGCTGGCTGCTGGCCACGCTGCTGGGCCTGCTGCCCCTGCTGGGCTGGAACTGCGTGTGCGCCTTCCAGCGGTGCTCCAGCCTGCTCCCGCTCTACTCCAAGGCCTACATCCTCTTCTGCGTGGTGGTCTTCGGTGGCATCCTGGCCACCATCATGGCGCTCTACGGGGCCATCTTCCGGGTGGTGCGAGCCGACGGGCAGAAGGCCCTGCGCCCCCCGGCCCGCCGCAAGGCCCGCCGGCTGCTCAGGACGGTGCTCATGATCCTGCTGGCCTTCGCGGTGTGCTGGGGCCCGCTCTTTGGCCTGCTGCTGGCTGACGTCTTCGGCACCAACGACTGGGCCCAGGAGTACCTGCGGGGCATGGACTGGATCCTGGCGCTGGCCGTGCTCAACTCTGCCGTCAACCCGCTCATCTACTCCTTCCGCAGCCGGGAGGTGTGCCAGGCTGTGCTGGGCTTCCTCTGCTGCGGGTGTCTCAGGCTGGGCCTGCGAGGGCCTGGGGACTGCTTGGTCCGGGCCGCCGAGGCCCACTCTGGGGCCTCCGCCACCGACAGCTCGCTGAGGCCAAGGGATAGTTTTCGGGGTTCCCGGTCACTCAGCTTCCGGATGCGAGAACCTCTGTCCAGCATCTCCAGCGTTCGGAGCGTCTGA